The following are from one region of the Rhipicephalus microplus isolate Deutch F79 chromosome 1, USDA_Rmic, whole genome shotgun sequence genome:
- the LOC142805707 gene encoding sulfotransferase ssu-1-like, translated as MGCFPMSGNRLGFSQVIKKPKFVYVEGIRLSPTLTQENIVFSLNFDPQDTDIVIDSYPGCGSSWVVQIVYLLLNNAHLGKISESLTREVCYLEAEGNLVDSYKAPRIIKTHLPFNGIAYTPAAKYIYIARNVKDCCVSIYHIMKTFPDDYQFHNGTFEDLFECFIRGEMEYNDYFDHLLPWWSYKNEPNILFLVYETMKKEPKEHVQIIAKFLGGVANDFIQEQSKLQSVLRMSNILFMKLKTRDYAAVMPKRKFFVREGVIGQWKNFFTGEQSRRIDNKFFQRTVDTPMNLLWKGMGVFD; from the exons ATGGGTTGCTTTCCGATG TCCGGCAACCGACTGGGCTTCTCGCAAGTGATCAAGAAGCCCAAGTTCGTGTACGTGGAGGGCATCCGGCTGTCGCCCACGCTCACGCAGGAGAACATCGTCTTTTCACTGAACTTCGACCCCCAGGACACGGACATCGTGATCGactcgtatcccggctgcggcagctcgTGGGTTGTGCAGATCGTCTACCTACTGCTCAACAACGCCCACCTCGGAAAAATCTCAGAGTCGCTTACCAGGGAGGTCTGCTACCTCGAGGCGGAAGGGAACCTG GTCGACTCGTACAAGGCTCCACGCATCATCAAGACACACCTGCCGTTCAACGGCATCGCCTACACCCCGGCTGCCAAGTACATCTACATCGCTCGCAACGTCAAGGACTGTTGCGTGTCCATCTACCACATCATGAAGACGTTCCCAGACGACTACCAGTTTCACAATGGCACCTTTGAGGATCTCTTCGAGTGCTTCATCCGCGGCGAGATGGAGTACAACGACTACTTCGATCACCTGCTGCCCTGGTGGAGCTACAAGAACGAGCCCAACATACTGTTCCTCGTCTACGAGACCATGAAGAAAGAGCCCAAGGAGCACGTGCAGATCATCGCCAAGTTTCTGGGCGGAGTGGCCAACGATTTCATTCAAGAACAGTCCAAGCTGCAGTCCGTGCTGCGAATGTCCAACATCCTCTTCATGAAGCTCAAGACTCGCGACTACGCCGCGGTCATGCCCAAGAGGAAGTTCTTCGTTCGCGAAGGCGTCATTGGTCAGTGGAAGAACTTCTTCACGGGCGAACAGTCGCGTCGCATCGACAACAAGTTCTTCCAAAGGACCGTCGACACACCGATGAATCTGCTCTGGAAGGGAATGGGCGTCTTCGACTGA